Proteins from a single region of Mytilus trossulus isolate FHL-02 chromosome 2, PNRI_Mtr1.1.1.hap1, whole genome shotgun sequence:
- the LOC134705917 gene encoding uncharacterized protein LOC134705917, producing the protein MGRYQESYGSLLIPLILNKLPCFVRQNITRDHGNDDCDISSLRKAIKKEICIQEAANANPIEIDIIPSASFVTGTTNKRWSAGSKDCYNNSSVKTKRPCLFCHNPHHPNECTKITDINARTQIVKEKRVCFNCFGNHKVSECKSKYSCRNCSKKHHSSICRNNLLNENSTSNENKAVTKPLNEELQSTTETKSAAMHSAVTAHIEILLKTAVAPVWYHDESVMTNILLDEGAHNSFISQELVEKLHIKPTGVVSMQISAFGGKEGEVRNLEKATLSIETERKERIPMEVIIVPKIAASIHMKKRVNINSLFYLRGLQLAHPVTQDKKFNISLLVGADYYWSLVQDEIIRGDGPTAVKSKIGYLLSGPLNTDTDNTQWNSTMMNVLVVHKPEECNLQKFREIESSGLETNSDETIQNVQNLMLEYQNCSIIFKENKYVAKLP; encoded by the coding sequence ATGGGTCGATATCAGGAATCGTACGGAAGCCTTTTAATACCATTAATACTCAACAAACTTCCATGTTTTGTCAGACAAAATATTACTCGAGACCACGGTAATGATGATTGTGATATTTCAAGTTTACGCAAAGctataaagaaagaaatttgtatccaaGAAGCCGCTAACGCCAATCCGATTGAAATCGATATTATCCCCAGCGCATCGTTCGTGACAGGAACTACAAATAAAAGATGGTCAGCAGGGTCTAAAGATTGTTACAACAATAGTTCCGTTAAGACTAAAAGGCCATGTTTGTTTTGTCATAACCCGCATCATCCAAATGAATGTACAAAGATCACCGATATAAACGCCCGCACCCAAATCGTAAAGGAAAAACGAGTTTGCTTTAACTGTTTCGGTAATCACAAGGTTTCGGAATGCAAGTCAAAATACAGTTGCCGAAATTGCAGTAAGAAACATCACAGTAGCATCTGCCGTAATAACTTACTGAATGAAAACTCcacttcaaatgaaaataaagccGTAACAAAACCTCTCAACGAAGAGCTACAAAGTACCACAGAAACAAAGAGCGCCGCTATGCATTCTGCCGTTACAGCACATATCGAAATTCTATTGAAAACCGCCGTAGCGCCCGTATGGTACCATGATGAAAGTGTTATGACTAACATTCTACTCGATGAAGGCGCccataattcatttatttctcAAGAACTAGTAGAAAAACTCCATATCAAACCAACTGGTGTAGTAAGCATGCAAATTTCTGCATTTGGCGGGAAAGAAGGTGAGGTACGCAACCTAGAGAAAGCGACATTATCGATTGAGAccgaaagaaaagaaagaattcCAATGGAAGTAATTATTGTCCCAAAAATTGCAGCATCGATACATATGAAGAAACGAGTAAACATTAACAGCTTGTTCTATTTACGAGGATTACAACTTGCCCACCCAGTTACGCAGGataaaaagtttaatatttcGCTTCTCGTTGGAGCAGATTACTACTGGTCTTTAGTACAAGATGAAATTATTCGAGGTGACGGACCAACAGCTGTTAAATCCAAAATAGGCTATTTGCTATCAGGACCGCTGAACACAGATACTGATAATACACAATGGAACTCTACAATGATGAATGTTTTAGTGGTGCACAAACCCGAGGAGTGTAATTTACAGAAATTTCGGGAAATTGAGTCGAGCGGATTAGAGACGAATTCTGATGAAaccatacaaaatgtacaaaacctaATGCTTGAGTATCAAAACTGTAGCAtaatttttaaggaaaataaatatgtcGCAAAACTACCTTGA
- the LOC134705919 gene encoding uncharacterized protein LOC134705919 produces MSSKLKTVRAAHRRAVIKLLKKADPTEEPHQDVINLRSMMELIKTKKKTLSDLNEKILESIEEEEDLDQEIEEVDKYELDIQIGITKIEKILKEVSHSKNQSALNHNASDFICNNPSVQEHSNQIIFNSEQTSLSQSSMPTSTVSSHYNKLPKLNLPTFGGNLLEWSAFWDSYNNYVHENPSLSNVQRFNYLKSQLYGEASQSISGMQMTNTNYNQAIKILHERFGQQHKIVNAYMQNLLNFLHQRPELGD; encoded by the coding sequence ATGAGTTCTAAACTCAAAACAGTACGAGCCGCACATCGACGAGCAGTAATAAAACTACTGAAAAAAGCAGACCCGACAGAAGAACCGCATCAAGATGTTATCAACCTCAGATCCATGATGGAGCTCATCAAAACCAAGAAGAAGACATTGTCTGACCTCAATGAGAAGATTCTAGAATCTattgaagaagaagaagaccTCGACCAAGAAATTGAAGAAGTTGACAAATACGAGTTAGATATTCAAATTGGAATAACGAAAATCGAGAAGATCCTAAAAGAAGTAAGTCATTCTAAAAATCAATCAGCTCTTAACCATAATGCATCAGATTTTATATGCAATAACCCAAGCGTGCAAGAACATTCTAACCAGATAATTTTCAACTCAGAGCAAACAAGCCTAAGCCAGTCAAGCATGCCCACCTCCACAGTGTCAAGTCATTATAACAAATTGCCTAAACTCAACTTGCCAACTTTCGGCGGAAATCTACTAGAATGGTCAGCCTTTTGGGATTCCTATAATAATTATGTACATGAAAATCCTTCATTGAGTAACGTGCAAcgatttaattatttaaaatcgcAACTTTATGGAGAAGCTAGCCAGTCTATTTCGGGAATGCAAATGACTAATACAAACTATAATCAAGCAATAAAAATTCTACACGAGAGATTTGGGCAACAACACAAAATAGTAAACGCATACATGCAAAATTTGCTAAATTTCCTGCACCAACGCCCGGAATTAGGGGACTGA